A window of Clostridium sp. Marseille-P299 contains these coding sequences:
- a CDS encoding flavin reductase, producing the protein MNDNVYWKLSYGMYVISTKDGFYPTGCIANCAMQVTVEPATIAVSINHDNYTNECIINSGQFAISILSEKTDSEIISTFGFQSGKLVDKFNKAPYFEKHGLPILSDSCGYLICKLVDKLETATHTVFLGEIIDGDVLSDDPVMTYAYYHDVIKGSSPKNAPTYRPNVNKDSESKYICKICGYVYDGDTPFEELPDSYLCPVCKKPKSYFEKM; encoded by the coding sequence ATGAATGATAATGTCTATTGGAAATTGTCTTATGGTATGTATGTAATTTCTACAAAAGATGGATTCTATCCTACTGGTTGCATTGCAAATTGTGCGATGCAAGTTACAGTTGAACCAGCAACTATTGCTGTTAGTATTAATCATGATAATTATACGAATGAATGTATTATAAATAGTGGTCAATTTGCAATATCAATTTTATCAGAAAAAACAGATTCTGAAATAATTAGTACCTTTGGATTTCAATCTGGAAAACTTGTAGATAAATTTAATAAAGCTCCATATTTTGAAAAACATGGATTACCAATCCTTTCTGATTCTTGTGGTTATCTAATATGCAAGTTAGTTGACAAATTGGAAACTGCCACGCATACTGTTTTTCTTGGTGAAATTATAGATGGTGATGTACTTAGTGATGATCCGGTAATGACTTATGCTTATTATCATGATGTTATTAAAGGAAGTAGCCCTAAGAATGCACCAACTTACAGGCCAAATGTAAATAAAGATTCAGAAAGTAAATATATCTGTAAAATATGTGGCTATGTTTATGATGGTGATACACCATTTGAAGAGCTCCCAGATAGTTATCTATGTCCGGTTTGTAAAAAACCGAAAAGCTATTTTGAGAAAATGTAA
- the rbr gene encoding rubrerythrin produces MENIKGTKTEANLMSAFAGESMARNKYTYYASKAKKDGYVQIANLFEETANNEKEHAKIWFKLLHDGIGSTMDNLLDAAEGENYEWTDMYATFAKEAREEGFERIAKLFEKVAEIEKVHEERYRKLLGNIKDGIVFSREGDMIWECSNCGHICIGQKAPEVCPVCAHPQSYFQIKAQNY; encoded by the coding sequence ATGGAAAACATTAAAGGAACAAAAACAGAAGCAAATCTTATGTCTGCATTTGCAGGGGAGTCAATGGCAAGAAATAAATACACTTACTATGCTTCCAAAGCTAAGAAGGATGGTTATGTTCAGATTGCAAATCTATTTGAAGAAACAGCAAACAATGAAAAAGAACATGCAAAAATCTGGTTTAAGCTTTTACATGATGGAATCGGTTCTACCATGGATAACTTATTAGATGCAGCTGAAGGTGAAAATTACGAATGGACTGATATGTACGCTACATTTGCAAAAGAAGCAAGAGAAGAAGGCTTTGAAAGAATTGCAAAATTATTTGAAAAAGTAGCTGAAATAGAAAAAGTTCATGAAGAAAGATATCGTAAATTACTTGGTAACATCAAAGATGGTATCGTATTTTCAAGAGAAGGAGATATGATTTGGGAATGTTCTAACTGCGGACATATTTGCATTGGCCAAAAGGCTCCAGAAGTTTGTCCAGTTTGTGCTCATCCACAATCTTATTTCCAAATTAAAGCTCAAAATTACTAA
- the rd gene encoding rubredoxin — protein MKKYVCDVCGYIYDPEVGDEDNGVAAGTAFEDISEDWVCPLCGVGKDSFSEA, from the coding sequence ATGAAGAAATATGTATGTGATGTATGTGGATATATTTATGATCCAGAAGTAGGCGATGAAGATAACGGTGTAGCTGCAGGAACAGCTTTTGAAGATATTTCAGAAGATTGGGTTTGCCCACTTTGCGGAGTTGGTAAGGATTCTTTCTCTGAAGCTTAA
- a CDS encoding desulfoferrodoxin family protein, with amino-acid sequence MEPKFFICKHCGNIVEVIHSSGAPLTCCGDNMTALVANTSDGATEKHVPVFEIDGNVVKVTVGSVEHPMLAEHHIAWIYLKTDKGTQRKKLTVGEKPYAEFALTDDETVLEVYEYCNLHGLWVAKA; translated from the coding sequence ATGGAGCCAAAGTTTTTTATTTGTAAACATTGTGGTAATATCGTTGAGGTAATTCATAGTTCAGGTGCACCATTAACTTGCTGTGGAGATAACATGACAGCGTTAGTTGCAAATACTTCAGATGGAGCGACTGAAAAGCACGTACCAGTGTTTGAAATCGATGGTAATGTTGTTAAGGTAACTGTTGGTAGTGTGGAACATCCAATGCTTGCAGAACATCATATTGCTTGGATTTACTTAAAGACGGATAAAGGTACACAAAGAAAAAAATTAACAGTTGGTGAAAAACCATATGCAGAATTTGCTCTAACAGATGATGAAACAGTATTAGAAGTATATGAATATTGCAACTTACATGGTTTGTGGGTGGCAAAAGCATAA
- a CDS encoding ribonucleoside-diphosphate reductase subunit alpha has protein sequence MTKSLDFYINREHITYNAEVFSVNFGQFPDFLDLLKEISCIYIDDEYNLNKLADKFESFNKESLGFNERLDLLIKASVELTTKEAPKWEFISARLLYYKFNKRLKADLALRNINNYYDKVKFLTKEKLYGDYLLSNYTKEEINLYETYLDYSRNNLLTYSGLDLLLKRYIIHLNDGTPIETPQEMFLGIAMHLAMNEKKDRNDWVKKFYDMLSELKVTMATPTLSNARKVFHQLSSCFIDTVPDSLDGIYRSIDNFAKISKFGGGMGLYFGKVRALGSEIRGYQGVAGGVIRWIKLANDTAVAVDQLGMRQGAVAVYLDAWHKDLPEFLGLRTNNGDNRMKAHDVFPAVCYPDLFWKTAKDNIEADWHLMCPHDIMKIKGYCLEDYYGEEWEEKYLDCINDTRISKRIIPIKEIIRLIIKSAAETGTPFTFNRDIVNRLNPNKHKGIIYSSNLCTEIAQNMSQIDLIEQTTTTVDGEEIVITTTKPGDFVVCNLASLSLGHIDVTNEAEIIDITKSAVRALDNVIDLNFFPLPYAKITNNKYRPIGLGVSGYHHMLAKNKVRWESDEHLEFADKVFETINYAAILASNEIAKEKGKYDYFEGSDWQTGEYFRLRNYSNERWDALSKEVAKYGMRNAYLLAIAPTSSTSIISGTTAGVDPIMSSYFLEEKKDGLIPRVAPDLSHETVWFYKNAHQINQTWSIKAAGIRSRHIDQAQSLNLYITNEYTFRGILNLYILAWEKGVKTIYYIRSKSLEVEECTVCSS, from the coding sequence ATGACAAAATCCCTAGATTTTTACATAAACAGAGAACATATTACCTATAATGCTGAAGTATTTTCGGTTAATTTTGGACAATTCCCTGATTTTCTAGATTTATTAAAGGAGATCTCCTGTATTTATATAGACGATGAATATAATCTTAATAAACTTGCAGATAAATTTGAAAGTTTTAATAAAGAATCCTTAGGATTTAATGAAAGATTAGACTTACTTATTAAAGCAAGCGTTGAGTTAACTACAAAAGAAGCTCCAAAATGGGAGTTTATTTCTGCAAGACTACTCTATTACAAATTTAATAAGAGACTTAAAGCTGACCTAGCTTTAAGAAATATTAATAATTATTATGATAAAGTTAAGTTCCTTACGAAAGAAAAATTATACGGGGATTACCTTTTATCTAACTATACAAAAGAAGAGATAAATCTTTATGAAACTTATTTAGACTATTCCAGAAACAATTTACTTACATACTCTGGACTAGATTTACTTTTAAAACGCTATATTATTCATTTAAATGATGGAACACCAATTGAAACTCCTCAAGAAATGTTTCTTGGTATCGCGATGCATTTAGCAATGAATGAGAAAAAGGATCGAAACGATTGGGTTAAAAAGTTTTATGATATGCTTAGTGAACTTAAAGTAACCATGGCTACTCCTACTTTATCCAATGCAAGAAAAGTATTTCATCAACTTTCCTCTTGTTTTATTGACACAGTACCAGATAGCTTAGATGGTATTTATAGAAGTATTGATAATTTTGCTAAGATTAGTAAATTTGGTGGAGGCATGGGACTTTACTTTGGTAAGGTACGTGCTCTTGGGAGTGAAATCAGAGGTTACCAAGGTGTTGCAGGTGGAGTTATTCGTTGGATTAAATTAGCAAACGATACAGCCGTTGCCGTTGATCAATTAGGTATGAGACAAGGCGCTGTCGCCGTTTATTTAGATGCATGGCATAAGGATTTGCCAGAATTTTTAGGATTACGTACGAATAATGGTGATAACCGTATGAAAGCACACGATGTCTTTCCAGCCGTTTGCTATCCTGATTTATTTTGGAAAACCGCAAAAGATAATATTGAAGCAGATTGGCACTTGATGTGTCCCCACGATATCATGAAAATTAAAGGTTATTGTTTAGAAGATTATTATGGGGAAGAATGGGAAGAAAAATATCTAGATTGTATTAATGACACTAGAATTTCAAAAAGAATAATCCCAATCAAGGAAATCATTCGATTGATTATTAAAAGTGCTGCTGAAACAGGTACTCCGTTTACATTTAACCGTGACATCGTAAACAGATTAAATCCAAATAAACATAAAGGTATTATATATTCTAGTAACCTTTGTACAGAAATCGCTCAGAACATGAGTCAGATTGATTTAATAGAACAAACTACAACGACAGTGGACGGAGAAGAAATCGTTATTACTACCACAAAGCCAGGTGATTTTGTTGTATGTAATTTAGCTAGCTTATCCCTGGGTCATATTGATGTTACTAATGAAGCTGAAATTATAGATATTACAAAAAGCGCTGTTCGAGCTCTTGATAATGTTATTGATTTGAACTTTTTCCCTCTGCCATACGCAAAAATTACTAATAATAAGTATCGTCCAATTGGACTTGGTGTCAGTGGATATCATCATATGTTAGCCAAAAATAAAGTTCGTTGGGAATCTGATGAGCATCTTGAATTCGCTGATAAAGTATTTGAAACAATAAACTATGCTGCAATTCTAGCAAGCAATGAAATTGCCAAAGAAAAAGGCAAGTATGACTATTTTGAAGGCAGCGACTGGCAAACTGGAGAATATTTTAGATTACGTAATTATTCTAACGAACGTTGGGATGCTTTGAGTAAAGAAGTTGCTAAGTACGGTATGAGAAATGCATATCTTCTTGCAATTGCTCCTACAAGTAGTACAAGTATCATTTCTGGAACTACCGCTGGTGTTGATCCAATTATGAGTTCTTATTTTTTAGAAGAAAAGAAGGATGGGTTAATTCCTAGAGTAGCACCAGATTTGTCCCATGAGACCGTTTGGTTTTATAAGAATGCGCATCAAATCAATCAAACCTGGTCGATAAAGGCTGCCGGTATTCGCTCAAGACACATTGATCAAGCTCAAAGTTTAAATCTTTATATCACAAATGAATATACATTCCGTGGCATACTAAATCTCTACATCCTTGCATGGGAGAAGGGGGTAAAAACCATATATTATATTCGCTCAAAAAGTCTTGAAGTTGAAGAATGCACCGTATGCTCAAGTTAA
- a CDS encoding ribonucleotide-diphosphate reductase subunit beta, which translates to MNLKKKPLFNPSGNTDVMSRRMINGDTTNLNDFNNMKYAFVSDWYRHAMNNFWIPEEINLSADVKDYKNLETEERIAYDKILSFLVFLDSMQTANLPAISEYITANEINLCLTIQAFQEAIHSQSYSYMLDTICEPQQRNEVLYQWKTDEHLLKRNTFIGDLYNEFQHDKSPFSLVKTIMANFILEGIYFYSGFMFFYNLGRNNKMPGTTQVIRYINRDENAHLWLFRSIILELKKEQPELFTEDKINLYREMIKEGCEQEIAWGSYVIGNQIHGLTTEMISDYIMYLGNLRCHSLGFNPIYEGHKEEPKSMSWVSQYSNANMIKTDFFEAKSTAYAKSSALVDDL; encoded by the coding sequence ATGAATTTAAAGAAAAAACCACTTTTTAATCCTTCTGGAAATACCGATGTAATGAGTCGCCGAATGATTAATGGTGACACTACGAATCTCAATGATTTTAATAACATGAAGTATGCATTCGTTAGCGATTGGTATCGTCATGCAATGAATAATTTTTGGATTCCTGAAGAAATCAATCTAAGCGCTGATGTAAAAGACTATAAAAATTTAGAGACAGAAGAACGTATTGCATATGATAAAATACTCTCTTTTTTAGTCTTCTTAGACAGTATGCAAACAGCGAATCTTCCTGCAATCTCGGAATACATTACTGCAAACGAAATTAACCTATGTTTAACGATTCAGGCATTTCAAGAAGCGATCCACTCTCAAAGCTATAGTTATATGCTAGATACTATATGTGAGCCGCAACAAAGAAATGAAGTGTTGTATCAATGGAAAACAGATGAACATCTTTTAAAAAGAAATACTTTTATTGGTGATTTGTATAATGAATTTCAGCATGATAAATCTCCATTTTCACTTGTAAAAACAATAATGGCGAATTTTATCCTTGAAGGAATTTATTTTTACAGTGGCTTTATGTTTTTTTATAATTTAGGCCGTAATAACAAAATGCCTGGAACAACTCAGGTCATCCGCTATATTAATCGAGATGAAAATGCACACCTTTGGTTATTCCGCAGTATTATTCTAGAGCTAAAAAAAGAGCAACCAGAACTCTTTACCGAAGATAAAATAAACCTTTACCGTGAAATGATTAAAGAAGGCTGTGAACAAGAGATTGCATGGGGTAGCTATGTAATTGGTAATCAAATTCATGGACTTACCACCGAAATGATATCCGATTACATTATGTATCTTGGTAATCTTCGTTGCCATTCTCTTGGATTTAATCCAATTTATGAAGGCCATAAAGAGGAACCCAAAAGTATGTCATGGGTAAGCCAATATAGTAATGCAAATATGATTAAAACTGACTTTTTTGAAGCCAAAAGCACTGCTTACGCAAAAAGTAGCGCTTTGGTAGATGACTTATAG
- a CDS encoding NusG domain II-containing protein — translation MKKKDVLLIIILLVIAGSTYLGYRYISQADSDDDAVVVVTIDGKEYGTYPLNLDTKIEIPAKLGTSILEIKNGEAKMIEAQCPDQTCVIIGAIHNTGQMIICLPNRIIVEVKEGDFSNIDSIVQ, via the coding sequence ATGAAAAAAAAAGATGTATTATTAATCATTATTTTACTTGTGATTGCAGGAAGCACGTATCTTGGATATCGTTATATTAGCCAAGCTGATTCGGATGATGACGCTGTGGTTGTTGTTACTATAGATGGAAAAGAATATGGAACATATCCATTAAATTTAGATACTAAGATTGAAATTCCAGCAAAATTAGGTACTAGCATTTTAGAAATTAAAAATGGGGAAGCTAAAATGATAGAAGCTCAATGTCCGGACCAAACATGTGTGATAATTGGAGCGATTCATAACACGGGACAAATGATAATATGCCTACCGAATCGAATTATTGTTGAAGTTAAAGAAGGAGATTTTAGCAATATCGATAGTATTGTTCAGTAA
- the aroC gene encoding chorismate synthase encodes MSGSTLGTIFKITTWGESHGKGIGVVVDGCPAGLSIDEELIQTYLDRRKPGQTKFATPRIEADKVHILSGVFEGKTTGTPISLAIFNETARSSDYSEIASYYRPGHADFTFDSKYGFRDYRGGGRSSGRETSGRVAAGAIASAILKELGIEVCAYTKSIGPIKIDYKNCKKENRDLSPLCMPDLEASNAAEEFLTSAMENQDSVGGIIECIISGVPAGIGEPVFDKLDASLAKAIMSVGAVKGVEIGDGFEVANHFGSYNNDNFIQEGSQLKKISNHAGGILGGISDGSEIILRAAIKPTPSIAKSQQTVNKNGENITVNIKGRHDPIIVPRAVVVIESMAALTLLDLMLQSMSSRLDHIKTFFSDVKTK; translated from the coding sequence ATGTCAGGATCTACTTTAGGAACAATATTTAAAATTACTACGTGGGGAGAATCTCATGGAAAAGGTATTGGCGTTGTTGTTGATGGATGCCCAGCTGGATTATCCATTGATGAAGAATTAATACAAACTTATTTAGACCGAAGAAAACCAGGTCAAACGAAATTTGCCACCCCAAGAATAGAAGCAGATAAAGTACATATTTTATCTGGTGTTTTTGAAGGAAAGACAACAGGTACACCTATTTCTTTAGCTATCTTTAATGAAACTGCAAGATCCTCTGATTACAGCGAAATTGCAAGCTATTATCGTCCTGGTCATGCAGACTTTACTTTTGATAGTAAGTATGGATTTCGTGACTATCGTGGTGGCGGACGTTCTTCTGGTCGTGAAACCTCGGGTCGTGTCGCTGCTGGTGCTATTGCAAGTGCTATTTTAAAGGAACTTGGTATTGAAGTATGTGCTTATACAAAATCCATCGGCCCTATAAAAATTGATTATAAAAACTGCAAAAAAGAAAATAGAGATTTAAGCCCACTTTGCATGCCAGATTTAGAAGCTTCAAATGCAGCTGAGGAATTTCTTACCTCTGCTATGGAAAATCAAGACTCTGTTGGTGGAATCATAGAGTGTATTATTAGTGGAGTTCCTGCTGGGATTGGCGAGCCTGTCTTTGATAAATTGGATGCCAGCCTTGCAAAAGCTATTATGTCAGTTGGCGCAGTGAAAGGTGTTGAGATAGGTGATGGTTTTGAAGTTGCAAATCATTTTGGTTCCTATAATAATGATAACTTCATACAAGAAGGTTCTCAACTTAAAAAAATCTCAAACCATGCGGGCGGAATTCTTGGGGGTATTAGTGATGGTTCGGAAATTATATTGCGTGCAGCAATAAAACCTACTCCTTCCATAGCAAAAAGTCAACAAACCGTAAATAAGAATGGTGAAAATATAACTGTAAATATCAAAGGACGTCATGATCCTATCATAGTACCTAGAGCTGTTGTTGTTATCGAATCAATGGCTGCCCTTACACTCTTAGATCTTATGTTACAAAGTATGAGTTCTAGATTAGATCATATAAAAACTTTTTTTAGTGATGTAAAGACGAAATAA
- a CDS encoding GntR family transcriptional regulator: MSNKDVQKEVTDKYSLRGRVFHRIREDILSGKYSQDEELKENTIGMELGVSRTPVREALRQLELEGLVNIIPNKGAYVTGISEKDIHDIYVIRSYLEGLCAKWACEHITEQQIEALEEVIFLSEFHLKKEHYEQILELDNKFHELIYEASGSKILEHVLSDFHHYVQRMRKITLSRTERVSDSNAEHTAILEAIRKRDGELAEKLAHEHIIKTIQNISKQGL; the protein is encoded by the coding sequence GTGAGCAATAAAGACGTGCAAAAAGAAGTAACCGATAAATACTCGTTACGTGGTAGAGTATTTCATCGAATCAGAGAAGATATATTATCTGGTAAATATTCTCAGGACGAAGAACTTAAGGAAAATACCATTGGTATGGAATTAGGTGTAAGTCGTACTCCAGTAAGAGAAGCATTAAGGCAATTAGAACTTGAAGGACTTGTTAATATTATTCCTAACAAAGGTGCCTACGTAACTGGAATCTCAGAAAAAGATATTCATGATATCTATGTGATACGTTCTTATTTAGAAGGTTTATGTGCAAAGTGGGCATGTGAACATATTACAGAACAACAGATTGAAGCTTTAGAGGAAGTTATTTTCCTTTCAGAATTTCATTTAAAAAAAGAACATTATGAACAAATATTAGAGTTGGATAATAAATTTCATGAGTTGATATATGAAGCTTCTGGAAGTAAAATACTAGAACATGTTTTAAGTGATTTTCATCATTATGTTCAACGAATGAGAAAAATTACATTATCTCGAACGGAACGTGTTTCTGATTCAAATGCAGAACATACAGCGATTCTTGAGGCGATAAGAAAAAGAGATGGTGAGCTTGCAGAAAAACTAGCACATGAGCATATCATAAAAACAATCCAGAATATAAGTAAACAAGGCTTATAG
- a CDS encoding isocitrate/isopropylmalate family dehydrogenase — translation MIAENIEKAKEAFGKLLEEQLKRVEAMKAQGDFLNYQELDQIIIGVCGGDGIGPAITAQAQRILEFLLKEDVNAGKVAFRVIDGLTIERRAEEMAAIPAEVLKELKECHVILKGPTTTPRKGDPWPNVESANVAMRKELDLFANVRPVRIPEQGIDWTFYRENTEGAYAVGSKGVHVTEDLGIDFTVVTSQGTERIIRAAFEFAKANGKTRVTAVTKANIIKTTDGKFLDMFKEIAKEYPDITADDWYIDIMTAKLIDEKRRRDFQVLVLPNLYGDILTDEAAEFQGGVGTAGSANIGKRYAMFEAIHGSAPRMVLEGRDKYADPCSVIRAAAMLLSHIGYKEQSDKLYAALDICTVTEKKLVMTGRSDGATGEEFADYIMETIEKMK, via the coding sequence ATGATTGCAGAAAATATCGAAAAAGCGAAAGAGGCCTTTGGAAAGTTATTAGAGGAACAATTAAAACGTGTTGAAGCTATGAAAGCCCAAGGAGATTTCTTAAACTATCAAGAATTAGATCAAATTATTATCGGCGTTTGTGGCGGAGATGGAATTGGACCTGCAATTACAGCACAAGCCCAAAGAATCCTTGAATTTTTATTAAAAGAGGATGTAAATGCTGGCAAGGTAGCATTTCGCGTAATCGATGGTTTAACAATTGAGAGAAGAGCGGAAGAGATGGCAGCGATTCCAGCAGAGGTCTTGAAAGAATTAAAAGAATGTCATGTTATTTTAAAAGGACCAACTACAACTCCTAGAAAAGGCGATCCTTGGCCAAATGTAGAAAGTGCCAATGTTGCAATGCGTAAAGAACTAGATCTTTTTGCTAATGTTCGTCCGGTTCGTATTCCTGAGCAGGGAATTGATTGGACATTTTACCGTGAAAACACGGAAGGTGCATATGCAGTGGGAAGCAAAGGTGTACATGTAACAGAAGATTTAGGTATAGACTTTACAGTTGTTACATCACAAGGAACAGAACGTATTATTCGTGCAGCGTTTGAATTTGCAAAAGCGAACGGTAAAACAAGAGTAACTGCGGTTACCAAAGCAAACATTATTAAGACTACAGATGGTAAGTTCTTAGATATGTTTAAAGAAATTGCTAAGGAATACCCAGATATTACAGCTGATGATTGGTATATTGATATCATGACAGCAAAATTAATTGATGAGAAGAGAAGAAGAGATTTCCAAGTATTGGTTCTTCCTAATCTATATGGTGATATTCTTACAGATGAAGCGGCAGAGTTCCAAGGTGGTGTAGGTACTGCAGGAAGTGCTAATATTGGTAAGAGATATGCAATGTTTGAAGCAATTCATGGTTCTGCTCCTCGTATGGTTTTAGAAGGAAGAGATAAGTATGCAGATCCATGTAGCGTAATACGTGCAGCAGCGATGCTTTTATCACACATTGGTTATAAAGAACAATCTGATAAATTATATGCAGCACTTGATATTTGCACTGTAACAGAAAAGAAACTTGTTATGACTGGACGTAGTGACGGAGCAACAGGTGAAGAATTTGCAGATTATATTATGGAAACAATTGAGAAAATGAAATAG